In Parachlamydiales bacterium, a single window of DNA contains:
- the thiL gene encoding thiamine-phosphate kinase, whose amino-acid sequence MQLKEWGEENFVNFLKEQFPAQSPITGIGDDCAVIPDKEGNACLITTDALSEGIHFLRDQILPSQLGYKAIAVNVSDISAMGGLPQYAFLTLALPKETDAHWVQELIQGIKRACTKWQIQLLGGDTVGSLRDILINLTLLGTAPVENVKYRHQAQLNDVICVTAPLGDSGGGLLALKQHTSLNNNIQKLIQAHFNPTPNLEQGTWLGGIKFVHAMMDLSDGLDQDLKRLMKGSQKGADIETTKIPLSKDLCEACYAHQWDPLKLALTGGEDYCLLLTIDSDAFPEIQYLFQMEFDSPLYEIGRITNSQKLTYLKKGEVLPLKYYPFNHFE is encoded by the coding sequence ATGCAGCTCAAAGAATGGGGTGAGGAAAATTTTGTTAATTTTCTTAAAGAACAGTTTCCTGCCCAAAGCCCCATTACCGGCATAGGCGATGACTGCGCTGTCATCCCAGATAAGGAAGGTAACGCTTGCCTTATTACCACCGACGCATTAAGCGAAGGCATTCACTTTCTAAGGGATCAGATCCTCCCTTCCCAACTGGGCTATAAAGCCATAGCAGTCAATGTGAGTGATATTTCCGCAATGGGGGGATTGCCGCAATATGCATTTTTAACGCTAGCACTGCCTAAAGAGACAGATGCGCATTGGGTACAAGAGCTAATACAAGGAATAAAAAGAGCCTGCACTAAATGGCAGATCCAACTGTTAGGAGGAGATACTGTAGGGTCCCTAAGGGACATCCTAATAAATCTTACATTATTAGGTACAGCTCCTGTTGAGAATGTGAAATACCGTCATCAAGCACAATTGAATGATGTCATTTGCGTTACAGCGCCTCTAGGAGATTCGGGAGGAGGCTTATTAGCATTGAAACAGCATACTTCACTAAATAATAATATTCAAAAACTCATACAAGCTCATTTCAATCCCACACCTAACCTTGAACAAGGGACATGGTTAGGCGGTATAAAGTTCGTACATGCGATGATGGACCTTTCAGATGGTCTCGATCAGGACTTAAAACGCCTTATGAAGGGCTCTCAAAAGGGTGCGGATATTGAAACTACAAAAATCCCCCTTTCAAAAGATCTTTGTGAAGCCTGTTATGCACATCAATGGGATCCTTTAAAGCTAGCGCTAACTGGCGGTGAGGACTATTGCCTACTTCTCACGATTGATTCGGATGCATTTCCTGAAATACAATACCTATTCCAAATGGAATTCGATTCTCCCCTATACGAGATTGGCCGTATCACGAATTCACAAAAACTCACTTATCTTAAGAAAGGGGAAGTGCTCCCTTTAAAATACTATCCATTCAATCACTTCGAATGA
- the thiE gene encoding thiamine phosphate synthase: MKKIIDHQLYLVAHQGTQTEDEFIKNILLAVEGGVNIVQLREKNLSSLELKALGKKLLQVLRPLKVPLIINDRVDIAYEIEADGVHLGQSDLSTIAARAILGNDALIGLSIENMEQAHTAQNFPVNYIAASPIFATQTKIDCAHPWGLVGLRKLCALSSHPVFAIGGINHINVDKVMDCGVSGIAVISAILNAPCPKETSQVLINKMEEYAAQRMG, encoded by the coding sequence ATGAAAAAAATAATAGATCATCAATTATATCTAGTGGCACACCAAGGTACCCAGACCGAAGACGAATTCATAAAAAACATACTCCTCGCTGTGGAAGGAGGTGTTAATATCGTGCAATTACGTGAGAAAAATCTCTCTTCGCTTGAATTGAAAGCTCTAGGCAAAAAACTGTTACAAGTTTTACGTCCTCTAAAAGTTCCTCTCATTATCAATGATAGGGTGGATATCGCTTATGAAATCGAAGCAGATGGCGTTCATTTGGGACAATCCGATCTTTCTACGATTGCTGCACGGGCTATTCTAGGTAATGATGCATTAATAGGATTGTCTATTGAGAATATGGAGCAAGCGCATACAGCACAAAATTTCCCGGTGAACTACATCGCGGCCAGCCCTATCTTTGCAACCCAAACTAAAATAGATTGCGCGCATCCTTGGGGATTGGTGGGGTTAAGAAAACTCTGTGCACTTTCCTCCCACCCTGTTTTTGCCATCGGCGGAATTAACCACATCAATGTAGACAAAGTCATGGACTGCGGTGTATCAGGTATTGCTGTTATATCAGCCATCCTTAATGCTCCCTGCCCAAAAGAAACTTCTCAAGTACTTATCAACAAAATGGAAGAATATGCAGCTCAAAGAATGGGGTGA
- a CDS encoding DNA-3-methyladenine glycosylase I, which translates to MTEPKNKMMRCFGGQPGKEFYAEYHDHEWGVPVHDDRHLFEMLILEGVQAGLSWGIVLKKRPAFRKAFHRFNPAKVAAMTDEELEEQLLNPEIIRNRLKIFAARKNALVFLKIQQEFGSFDRYVWGFVNGKPIDNARKTFKDVPITTKESDVLSKDLKKRGMTFVGSTIIYSFMQAVGLVNDHLEMCHCRKTNFHK; encoded by the coding sequence ATGACAGAACCTAAAAACAAAATGATGCGATGTTTTGGCGGCCAACCGGGCAAAGAATTTTATGCGGAGTATCATGACCATGAGTGGGGAGTTCCCGTACATGATGATAGGCATCTTTTTGAAATGCTTATATTAGAAGGTGTGCAAGCAGGATTAAGTTGGGGAATCGTCTTAAAGAAACGTCCTGCGTTTAGGAAAGCCTTCCATCGATTCAATCCTGCTAAAGTTGCGGCAATGACTGATGAGGAGCTGGAAGAACAGTTGTTGAATCCCGAGATTATTCGGAACCGGTTGAAGATTTTTGCAGCGCGTAAAAATGCGCTTGTATTTTTAAAGATCCAGCAGGAATTTGGATCTTTTGATCGCTATGTATGGGGGTTTGTCAATGGAAAACCCATTGATAACGCAAGGAAAACTTTTAAGGATGTTCCTATTACTACAAAAGAAAGTGATGTTTTATCAAAAGACCTTAAAAAACGTGGGATGACTTTTGTGGGGTCTACGATTATCTATTCCTTCATGCAGGCTGTAGGATTGGTGAATGACCATCTAGAGATGTGCCATTGCCGTAAAACAAACTTTCACAAGTGA
- a CDS encoding phosphoglycerate mutase family protein, whose amino-acid sequence MKKLLSILFLFCFFNLNASLIDEYILYFEQKLESVQNSERFNSILEQINQKYSPKQALATRFYIVRHGNSTANKYRYCAGQRDFYWENGEEHLINLTEEGIEQASIRAQHIRKEQKSEQWNFSSVFSSPSLRAQETAHILLRGVNQAYLPLNIDTLLSERNSGKYEGTKKDSAFLTAEKEAAERISKLETFLEKFVTKWDPQDAEEEPLIDIFRRMHTFFQQTIHTTQHAQKYILVVSHAISMKTLFMAECARKYNVDIEESHIENTNGSVLILDVFPDRVELVKVIGYKFRS is encoded by the coding sequence ATGAAAAAATTGTTATCGATTCTGTTTTTGTTTTGTTTTTTTAATCTAAATGCATCTTTAATAGATGAATACATACTTTATTTTGAGCAGAAATTAGAATCGGTTCAGAACAGTGAACGTTTTAATTCTATTTTAGAGCAAATCAATCAAAAATATTCTCCTAAACAAGCACTAGCAACCCGTTTTTATATTGTTCGACATGGAAACTCCACTGCCAATAAATACCGGTATTGCGCCGGACAAAGGGATTTCTACTGGGAAAATGGTGAAGAACACTTGATTAACCTCACCGAAGAGGGGATCGAACAGGCTAGCATAAGAGCTCAACATATCCGGAAAGAGCAAAAATCTGAGCAATGGAACTTCTCCTCTGTTTTCAGCTCACCCTCCCTGCGAGCGCAAGAAACAGCCCATATTTTGTTAAGGGGAGTGAACCAAGCATACTTACCTTTGAATATTGACACCTTATTGTCCGAACGAAATAGCGGCAAATATGAGGGCACAAAGAAAGATTCAGCTTTTCTAACCGCAGAGAAAGAGGCTGCTGAACGTATTTCTAAACTAGAGACTTTCCTAGAAAAATTTGTAACAAAATGGGATCCGCAAGATGCCGAAGAAGAACCGCTCATCGACATATTTAGAAGGATGCACACTTTCTTTCAGCAGACAATCCATACCACTCAGCACGCTCAAAAATATATCCTAGTAGTAAGCCATGCCATCAGCATGAAAACACTCTTTATGGCTGAATGTGCCCGTAAATACAATGTGGATATTGAAGAAAGCCATATTGAAAATACCAATGGGAGCGTCCTCATTCTGGATGTATTCCCCGACCGAGTCGAACTTGTCAAAGTCATTGGCTATAAATTCCGCTCCTGA
- a CDS encoding ABC-F family ATP-binding cassette domain-containing protein, producing MSRLLIQISSITKSFSPFYLFEGISLSIHESDVFALIGENGSGKTTLLQILTGQVMPDSGGIQKVQDLSMGYLSQEVSFENPNSTLREYLEEGKLKQLEQAMAETLERSEGLDTWADLHEEFERLGGYRRFPIEKALQGLKIEAIHLEAPLASLSNGQKVKAVLAKILIENPSLLLLDEPTNHLDADSIKWLKNHLRQRSGATVIVSHDRRFLNQTCNHTIEISQGKLTNYGGSYDYYLLEKEKQLQKQIKAFWAQEEELTELRQKIKSMTFSKKKAVQATDRNIMAYDRRGETHQKSQQRALDVLKERVVEIESNLLSHPMPKTIKGLRFEPIPLLSAVAIECDNISKAFGDKKVFSRLRHRLCKGDRIIVRGNNGSGKTTLLRCILGLLDIDEGNIRNAPSVRVSYLDQDVKGIPLNQTPVKYFEERFNLSEEGLRRELHKAALGGADLIRREFSTLSIGQRKRMLLLSLILEKPNVLLLDEPTNHLDLQTLEALEKALLTFEGAILAVSHDLTFIEKIGMDFWELG from the coding sequence ATGTCGCGGTTACTTATACAAATTTCTTCCATTACAAAATCTTTTAGCCCTTTTTATTTATTTGAAGGGATTTCTTTGTCCATCCATGAAAGTGATGTTTTTGCCTTGATTGGTGAAAATGGATCAGGGAAAACAACCTTACTGCAAATATTGACGGGCCAGGTGATGCCTGATTCTGGTGGGATTCAAAAGGTACAGGATCTATCTATGGGATATCTATCTCAAGAAGTCAGCTTTGAAAATCCTAATTCCACCCTTAGAGAATATCTAGAAGAAGGTAAGCTTAAACAACTTGAGCAGGCTATGGCTGAAACCCTTGAAAGATCTGAAGGTTTAGACACTTGGGCAGATCTGCATGAAGAGTTTGAAAGGTTGGGAGGTTATCGACGTTTTCCAATTGAGAAAGCTTTGCAGGGTCTTAAAATCGAAGCTATCCATTTAGAAGCTCCTTTGGCTAGCTTAAGCAATGGCCAAAAAGTCAAAGCTGTGTTAGCTAAGATATTAATAGAAAATCCCTCTTTACTTTTACTTGACGAGCCGACAAATCACTTAGATGCGGACTCTATTAAATGGCTAAAGAATCACTTACGCCAGCGTTCAGGTGCTACAGTCATTGTTTCGCATGACAGGAGATTCTTAAACCAAACGTGTAATCACACTATAGAGATCTCTCAAGGGAAGCTTACAAACTATGGGGGAAGCTATGATTATTATTTGCTGGAAAAAGAAAAGCAATTGCAAAAGCAGATAAAAGCCTTTTGGGCGCAGGAAGAAGAGCTTACAGAGCTTAGGCAAAAAATCAAAAGCATGACCTTCTCAAAAAAGAAAGCAGTCCAGGCCACGGATAGGAATATTATGGCCTATGACCGTCGGGGCGAAACGCATCAGAAATCACAACAGCGCGCTCTAGACGTATTAAAAGAACGCGTGGTAGAAATTGAAAGTAATTTATTGTCCCATCCTATGCCTAAAACAATAAAAGGATTGAGATTTGAACCTATTCCCCTTCTGTCTGCTGTAGCTATAGAATGTGATAATATTAGCAAAGCTTTTGGTGATAAAAAAGTATTCTCCCGTTTACGACATAGATTATGTAAAGGGGATCGCATCATTGTCAGGGGAAATAATGGAAGCGGTAAAACCACTTTGCTACGTTGTATTCTTGGTCTTTTAGATATTGACGAAGGCAATATCCGTAATGCACCTTCAGTAAGGGTCTCCTATTTAGATCAAGATGTGAAAGGAATTCCCTTGAATCAAACACCGGTCAAGTATTTTGAGGAGCGTTTTAATCTTTCCGAAGAAGGCCTGCGCAGGGAATTGCATAAAGCAGCATTAGGTGGAGCAGATCTTATTCGTAGAGAATTTTCCACCCTTAGTATAGGCCAGCGTAAAAGAATGCTGTTGTTATCGTTAATTTTGGAAAAACCCAATGTCCTTCTATTAGATGAGCCTACTAATCATTTAGATTTGCAAACTTTAGAGGCTTTAGAGAAAGCCTTGCTCACATTTGAAGGTGCGATTTTAGCAGTTTCACACGACCTAACATTTATTGAAAAAATTGGAATGGATTTTTGGGAATTAGGATGA
- a CDS encoding Na+/H+ antiporter: MEGLQPIFILLFAAVLLVGIAQKMHIPYPIALVVGGAIISFFPGLSTVTFNPEIILLIVLPPILYYAAFGTAFKEFQKNWQEIFSLALGLVICTTVVMALLFKWMFPDYSWALAFAFGAIISPPDAVAATTILKRFAINSRLISILEGESLVNDASALVLYKLAVIALFYGSFSLSEGVVQFIQIVAGGIGVGAIIGLIVHTFSNKYLEPVLGVVLSFTIPYVTYIIASVLNVSGVLAVVVNGLIGSRMLLKHHSSLRRVLGYATWDIFTILLNCFVFILIGLQLRSIVSMMTIYQMATYFGYAVIITIATIAIRMLWAYAMAGISCAKGLYTTRTKALNSKCMREAALIGWSGMRGIVSLAVAIALPFTLSNGEPLAGRNEVIFITFSVILLSLLIPGLTLPYIIQKLKIRSMTEAIDENKIRKHLVELAQEKLNQFLHSKTIDSKEFEFLNNYFISHHQALAISHKEDNKKQNLEETRLKVIQAQRKELIALWEKREIDDNLLTHLENELDLVEVHIARGILK, encoded by the coding sequence ATGGAAGGTTTACAACCCATATTTATTCTTCTTTTTGCTGCTGTCCTTCTTGTAGGGATAGCGCAGAAAATGCACATCCCTTATCCGATTGCTTTAGTCGTTGGCGGAGCCATCATTAGCTTTTTTCCGGGGCTATCTACAGTTACTTTCAATCCCGAGATCATCCTTCTGATCGTCCTGCCCCCCATCCTCTACTATGCAGCATTCGGGACAGCTTTTAAGGAATTTCAGAAGAACTGGCAGGAAATCTTTTCCCTCGCTCTCGGACTTGTCATATGCACAACGGTCGTAATGGCCCTTCTCTTTAAATGGATGTTTCCTGATTACTCCTGGGCGCTTGCCTTTGCCTTTGGGGCTATTATTTCTCCCCCCGATGCAGTAGCAGCCACAACGATCCTTAAGCGCTTTGCCATCAATTCGCGTTTAATATCTATTCTGGAAGGGGAAAGCCTTGTCAATGACGCCTCAGCTCTCGTTCTATATAAACTTGCGGTAATAGCCCTGTTTTATGGTTCATTTTCCTTGTCCGAAGGAGTCGTGCAATTCATCCAAATCGTTGCAGGGGGTATCGGAGTAGGTGCTATTATCGGTCTGATAGTGCATACCTTTTCAAATAAGTATCTGGAGCCTGTTCTAGGAGTTGTTTTATCTTTTACTATACCCTACGTTACATACATCATAGCCAGCGTATTAAATGTTTCAGGAGTATTGGCTGTAGTAGTGAATGGATTGATTGGTTCCAGGATGTTATTAAAACATCATTCATCCTTAAGGCGTGTGTTGGGATATGCTACGTGGGATATTTTTACGATCTTACTTAACTGCTTTGTATTTATCCTCATAGGTTTGCAGTTAAGGTCTATTGTCAGCATGATGACCATTTATCAAATGGCAACTTATTTTGGTTATGCTGTGATCATTACAATTGCTACGATTGCAATCCGAATGCTTTGGGCCTATGCTATGGCAGGGATAAGCTGCGCTAAAGGACTTTATACTACACGGACAAAAGCCCTGAATTCCAAATGTATGCGGGAAGCAGCCCTTATTGGATGGTCCGGGATGCGGGGGATTGTGTCCCTAGCTGTCGCCATCGCTCTACCTTTCACTCTTTCCAATGGAGAGCCATTGGCAGGGCGCAATGAAGTGATATTTATTACATTCAGTGTCATCCTTCTTTCCTTGCTCATTCCCGGACTGACTCTTCCCTATATAATTCAGAAGTTAAAGATCCGTTCTATGACCGAAGCCATCGATGAAAATAAAATTAGGAAGCATTTGGTTGAATTGGCACAAGAAAAGTTAAATCAGTTCCTGCATTCTAAAACTATTGATTCAAAAGAATTTGAATTCCTAAACAACTACTTTATTTCGCATCACCAAGCTCTGGCGATCTCCCATAAGGAAGATAACAAAAAACAAAATCTGGAAGAAACGAGGCTAAAGGTTATTCAAGCACAACGCAAAGAACTCATTGCATTATGGGAAAAACGAGAAATTGATGACAATCTCCTGACGCATTTGGAAAACGAGTTGGACCTAGTGGAAGTGCATATTGCACGCGGAATTCTCAAGTAG
- the argR gene encoding arginine repressor, with translation MNEKSTQDSHLLIEALRALLLNREANTQEQICAALEKEGFEVNQSKVSRLLRKVGAIKVENAKGQTVYSLPREPAPPSLNTPMHSLVLGVDCNESMIVILTSPGCASMVARVLEYAHFISEILGTVAGDDTIFVAPRSTKLTQKLADEIKRFVGI, from the coding sequence ATGAATGAAAAAAGCACTCAGGATTCTCATTTACTTATCGAAGCATTAAGAGCGCTCCTTCTCAACCGAGAGGCCAATACGCAAGAGCAGATTTGCGCAGCTTTGGAAAAAGAGGGCTTTGAAGTCAACCAGTCAAAAGTCTCCAGGTTATTAAGAAAAGTGGGTGCAATCAAAGTGGAAAATGCCAAAGGACAGACAGTCTATTCTCTGCCGAGAGAGCCAGCGCCCCCTTCTTTGAACACACCTATGCATAGTTTAGTCTTAGGGGTGGATTGTAATGAGTCTATGATCGTGATTTTGACCAGTCCGGGATGCGCATCTATGGTTGCTAGAGTGCTTGAATATGCGCACTTTATTTCAGAGATATTAGGGACTGTGGCGGGAGATGATACGATATTTGTAGCACCGCGCTCTACGAAGCTAACCCAAAAGTTAGCAGACGAGATCAAGCGCTTTGTGGGCATATAA
- a CDS encoding CPBP family intramembrane glutamic endopeptidase, whose protein sequence is MSAYLIPKTDLKPFHLKGVLLSVSIGIIAGILVLFLNKFWSYPVPHLGTAPPAWAGALASLYGAFNEEVSLRLFLFSAMYLLLQKIKIAKGAALWIANILVAIAFGMGHLPLASQLSPLSREVVTRILVLNGIPGLAFGWLYWSRGIYSAILAHFTADILLHVLPPLFHFL, encoded by the coding sequence ATGAGTGCTTATTTAATACCTAAGACAGATTTAAAACCTTTCCATCTAAAAGGGGTCCTGCTGTCTGTTTCTATAGGCATCATTGCCGGAATTCTAGTTTTATTTTTAAATAAATTTTGGAGCTATCCAGTTCCACATCTTGGAACTGCTCCTCCTGCTTGGGCAGGCGCTTTGGCATCCCTTTATGGTGCCTTCAATGAGGAAGTGTCATTAAGGCTCTTCCTATTTAGCGCTATGTACTTGCTCTTGCAGAAAATTAAGATTGCCAAAGGAGCGGCGCTGTGGATTGCCAATATTCTTGTGGCTATTGCATTTGGAATGGGGCACCTACCTTTAGCATCTCAGCTAAGTCCTCTTTCTCGGGAAGTTGTTACCAGAATTCTTGTGCTAAATGGGATCCCGGGTTTGGCATTTGGATGGCTTTATTGGTCAAGGGGAATATATAGTGCTATCTTAGCTCATTTTACTGCTGATATCCTATTGCACGTCCTTCCCCCACTGTTTCATTTTTTATAA
- a CDS encoding HIT family protein yields MNEGKTPCIFCQIAQLEREAVIVREFEHCFVLKDQFPVSKGHLLIIPYEHTETWFTASEEVRVDIMEALKSMKEFLDNEYHPDGYNMGANCGEAAGQTVMHLHVHLIPRYKGDMADPRGGVRGVIPSKQKY; encoded by the coding sequence ATGAATGAAGGTAAAACTCCTTGTATCTTTTGTCAAATAGCGCAATTAGAACGAGAAGCTGTGATAGTGAGGGAATTTGAGCATTGTTTTGTTCTGAAGGATCAGTTTCCTGTCTCCAAAGGACATCTGCTTATTATTCCTTATGAGCATACCGAAACTTGGTTTACAGCGAGTGAAGAAGTCCGCGTGGATATTATGGAAGCCCTTAAAAGCATGAAAGAATTTCTCGACAACGAATACCATCCGGACGGGTATAATATGGGAGCAAATTGCGGTGAAGCTGCGGGACAAACAGTGATGCATTTGCATGTGCATTTGATTCCGCGTTATAAGGGAGATATGGCAGACCCTAGGGGCGGCGTGCGCGGAGTTATCCCTTCCAAACAAAAGTATTGA
- a CDS encoding cation:proton antiporter, whose product MEAHTFLIQLVLILVSARLVGELAAYFNIPSVIGELAAGIIIGPSLFGWVEISEPIHLLAQIGIILLLFEVGLETDIGKLTSSGGKALSVAMMGVVVPFVLGYLISSYVFGLSLIASLLVGSTLTATSIGITLRVLRDLKKHTTREAQIILGAAVIDDIIGIVLLSMLYEFSVSGEVNFLNAGKVMILILLFFVISPIAAKVVSQTIKSWNDRSEIPGLLPTMIVALILLFSWIAYGLGAPELLGGFAAGLALSKMFYFPFGKYFEVSEEFSHKVEEQMKPIVHLFTPIFFVSIGLSLNLRDVEWSSFFIWTLTGSLLVAAVIGKLLSGFALRKEKLLSKLIIGTAMIPRGEVGLIFANIGLTTGVLQNEGYTALILVIVFTTLLAPFTLRWLYSRQIAKPQERNL is encoded by the coding sequence ATGGAAGCACATACATTTCTTATTCAGTTGGTCTTGATACTTGTCTCTGCTCGTTTAGTGGGCGAGTTGGCGGCCTATTTCAATATACCTTCCGTCATTGGTGAATTGGCAGCAGGAATTATCATTGGCCCCAGTTTGTTCGGGTGGGTGGAGATATCTGAACCCATCCATTTGTTGGCGCAGATAGGCATTATTCTATTACTTTTCGAGGTAGGTCTTGAAACAGATATCGGAAAGTTAACCTCTTCGGGGGGCAAGGCTCTTTCAGTTGCTATGATGGGAGTCGTCGTTCCTTTTGTACTAGGCTATCTAATTAGCTCTTACGTCTTTGGTCTGTCACTTATTGCGAGTTTACTTGTGGGTAGTACGTTAACTGCCACGAGCATAGGCATAACGTTGCGTGTCTTGAGAGATCTTAAGAAGCACACAACGCGTGAAGCACAGATCATTTTAGGCGCTGCGGTGATTGATGATATCATTGGGATAGTGCTACTTTCGATGCTGTATGAATTTTCTGTGAGTGGAGAAGTGAATTTCTTGAATGCAGGCAAGGTGATGATCTTAATCCTGTTATTCTTCGTTATCTCTCCTATTGCAGCGAAGGTCGTCTCACAGACAATCAAAAGCTGGAACGATCGTAGTGAAATTCCTGGATTGCTTCCAACGATGATCGTGGCCCTTATCTTGTTGTTTTCCTGGATAGCCTATGGCTTGGGCGCGCCTGAATTGTTGGGCGGTTTTGCTGCAGGGCTTGCTTTATCCAAGATGTTTTACTTCCCTTTTGGAAAGTATTTTGAGGTTTCAGAAGAGTTCAGCCATAAAGTTGAAGAGCAGATGAAGCCTATTGTCCATCTATTTACACCTATTTTCTTTGTCTCTATTGGTTTGTCATTAAACCTGAGAGATGTGGAATGGTCTTCATTTTTCATTTGGACCTTGACAGGGTCTTTATTGGTAGCAGCGGTCATAGGAAAATTACTCTCTGGCTTTGCGTTAAGAAAAGAAAAGCTGCTCTCCAAACTTATCATTGGTACAGCGATGATTCCGCGCGGGGAAGTAGGGCTTATCTTTGCAAATATTGGACTAACAACCGGTGTGCTGCAAAATGAGGGATATACTGCTTTGATACTCGTTATTGTTTTTACGACACTCTTAGCGCCGTTTACGCTACGATGGCTTTATAGTCGGCAGATTGCCAAGCCTCAGGAGCGGAATTTATAG